A genomic region of Micromonospora sp. NBC_01796 contains the following coding sequences:
- a CDS encoding thymidine kinase — protein MDLTVILGPMKSGKSLELVSLLSPLQYTNVRHRVYQSARHVRDVGVVSRSGAALATVKTTSLAAALDEQVEVVGIDEVHMFTVTDVSVVRTLLGRGTRVVAAGIDLDHRGEMFAPVRALLELGPATVTYRRAVCDICRHFTAVYTQVLEHGEPMIRVLPPSTALPDDGTYTYEARCRDCAVLPVAAPVPA, from the coding sequence GTGGATCTCACCGTCATCCTGGGGCCGATGAAGAGCGGAAAGTCGCTCGAACTCGTCAGCCTGCTCTCGCCCCTGCAGTACACCAACGTCCGGCACCGGGTCTACCAGAGCGCCCGGCACGTACGCGACGTCGGCGTCGTCTCCCGCAGCGGTGCCGCCCTGGCGACGGTGAAGACGACCTCGCTCGCCGCCGCCCTGGACGAGCAGGTGGAGGTGGTCGGGATCGACGAGGTGCACATGTTCACCGTCACCGACGTGTCGGTGGTCCGGACCCTGCTGGGGCGGGGCACCCGGGTGGTGGCGGCCGGGATCGACCTGGATCACCGGGGCGAGATGTTCGCCCCCGTACGCGCCCTGCTCGAACTCGGTCCGGCGACGGTGACCTACCGGCGCGCGGTGTGCGACATCTGCCGGCACTTCACCGCCGTCTACACCCAGGTGCTCGAACACGGTGAGCCGATGATCCGGGTGCTCCCGCCGTCGACCGCACTGCCGGACGACGGGACCTACACCTACGAGGCCCGCTGCCGGGACTGCGCCGTGCTGCCCGTCGCCGCCCCGGTCCCGGCCTGA
- a CDS encoding VOC family protein: MGLPVVHFEIIGTDPTKLRDYYAGLFDWESTAGDATTEKVSQPGNYHFIEGNTNGDGNAINGGIGGGEGYERRVVFYVGVPDVESALQKAESLGGKRLMGPEPKSGDFAVGHFSDPEGNVVGVAGPSA; the protein is encoded by the coding sequence ATGGGTCTACCTGTGGTACATTTCGAAATAATTGGTACGGATCCCACCAAGCTCCGCGACTACTACGCCGGGCTGTTCGACTGGGAGTCCACCGCTGGTGACGCGACCACGGAAAAGGTCTCCCAGCCGGGCAACTACCACTTCATCGAGGGAAACACGAACGGCGACGGAAACGCGATCAACGGCGGTATCGGTGGCGGCGAGGGCTACGAGCGCCGGGTCGTGTTCTACGTGGGCGTACCGGACGTCGAGTCCGCGCTGCAGAAGGCCGAGAGCCTGGGCGGCAAGCGCCTGATGGGACCCGAGCCGAAGTCCGGTGACTTCGCTGTCGGGCACTTCTCCGACCCGGAGGGTAACGTCGTCGGCGTCGCCGGCCCGTCGGCCTGA